The nucleotide sequence TTGCTAAGGGTCACAGAAGAATCCAGCTAGCATAAATTAGATTCAACATAAAGAGCAACTCCATAAAAGAAGGGAATTGTTTTGGATATGCAATAGTTCAATCTTCGATTCAAAGAATCATAGATGCCTTGCAAGAAATCTACTAAAAACAAACACAAATATGCATTACCTTATTTGAGAAAGAGGAGAGCTGCATCAACACGGCACACGCTATTGAAAATGGTTGTTGTGTGATAGGTCCCCTGATGCACCACTAGTATGTTCCCAAACGGACCCACACTATTGCAGCAAAGAGGGCTTTACCTATCCGGAAGACGAAGGAGAAGCAGAGAATGCACCAGGCCTTTCTTCAATAGTTTCGCCGACTCCCTCACCTGGACTTTGCTATGACAATTCTTCTGGAGGGGCGTCGTCTTTGAGGATGGTGCAACAAAGGCAGTGACTCATGTGGAAGGGCTTCGAGAGGGGAGTAAAGCCGCTAGGGATGCGGTGGTGCCCAATTATTAGGGGGTCAGAGGCAATGCAGAGGGAAGCAAGAAAACTGTGCATAGgggtaaagaagaagaagatcatcCACTTCTTTGCTACTCATCTCCTCCtctggcaaaaaaaaaaatcaacgagaagaaaagaaaagcatatgaagaaagcaacaaaaagatGGCAAAAGTGGCAAAGAAACATTCGAGGAATCCAAAGGAATTCAAAAGAGAACGGGGCAAGAGATGGGTGTCCAAGGGAAGAGGAAGGGGTCAAAAGAACCAGGCCGCTAGGGTTAGAGAAAAGAAGAGCTAAGTATTTTTAGGCGCTAAGTATTTTATTACGCTATGGTGAATTATCTGTTTCATCTTTTTTACTTCAgcatctataaattataaatttaaaattacctttttactttatcaaatacaTTATGTCGAAGTAATATACTAAAAAAACATGAAGCCCatgttttttaaaatacaaaGTAAAATGTGCCTTTGGTACTTCTACAGTGTTATTACTTAAGTTGTTTATTGAAGTAACTTGTACcgaagtaaaaaataatttttctactaGTGAGAGAAAACATGGTAAGAGAGgatgaggaaagagaaagtatgataagagagaatgtGATAGGAGGGAATGAAAAAAGAGAAAATGTGTTGAGAGAGTATGTGTGAAGAATGTTGATGAGAAATTGAGAAGAGAGAGTATAATGATAGAAAACAAGGAAAGAGAAattgatatgaaagaaaaattaaacaaatatattaaggatattttcgtccaaaataattttgataatatCCAAGTTTTTAGTTATGATGAAACCTACGGGAAAAggtaaatttcatcaataattaagttttaaggtttcattccaaaatctaatTTCTATTCTCATCAATTAAATATAAGGTTTGAGAATGAATCTAATTTTTCATTCCAATATCCATGTACCTAAAGTCACCTTACTCTTCTTGTTGTTATTTTAGTTGGATAAAGGGAAAAAAGAGTTGATTGTAAAAGGTTGTtcataaagaaataaaaggaagatcgttatttttgaaaaaaatataaaagaaaagatatagagaaacaaataaaagaggagagttttactttcttctttagcaaccttaattaattttgatgagtTTGGTAACGACACAAAGAGAGTAAGGTAAGATAAAATAAGACTATTCTTATAGTGCcaataaaattctagaaaatattataagaagaagaagatgcgaGGACTGCTCTTATTGCTGGAAAAGGATAACAGTTGATGCTTCTTGCTTGCTAGAGGAAAGAAATGAGAAGAACAAAGAGCTCTCATACTTGataagaggagaaggagaagaagaaaatatgGCATAAGCAAGATGGGGGGCCGATGCTTCTTGCTTACTtaggaaagaaatgaaaagaaaaaacgaGCTCTCATACTTGAGAAGATGAGAAGGAGAAacggagaagaagaaaataggggaaaagagaagagaagagaagagaagagaagagaaagcgtAAGCAAGGTGGGGGCTACAATAAATGTGTaggtagaaaaaaaaaaaacgaaaagaacataaattttaaaaatattttaattcattttaaattgttctttaaattttaaatttaattagattaaattaattttagtttgagtcaatatattttttttttgatctaaatttaatttgaactcagttttaatttagcatttttattttatattttatgatttaatttatcCATTTATCACTGCTTAAAAGAAAAATGTTACGCATCATGTTATATCTCTGGCCCAGCCCAGAACTCTCTAGAAGCCCAACTTGAGGAACTCTCCAGAAGCCGCATCCTCATGTTTCTGTTCCAATTAAAACCCTCCCATTCCGCAAGCGAAAACAGAACTCgcactttttttcttcttcctcttcttgttttctcgcGCAATCCGTCTACAAGATCAAGATGTCGATCACTCCCTTCGACTTCGGTAGTCGGTTAGGAGGCCTTCTCGATCCCTTCTCCATCGGTCCCTGGGACCCCTTCGAGGACTTCCCCTTCGAGTCTCGCCTCGTCTTCCCTCGCTTCGGCGAGGACTTCGCCTTCACGGCTGCCGCTGGCGCCCGCGTCGACTGGAAGGAAACCCAGGAGGCGCACGTCTTCAAGGCCGATCTCCCCGGCCTGCGCAAGGAGGACGTCAGGGTGGAGGTGGAGGACGGCTCGGTCCTCCACATCAGCGGCGAGCGCAGCCGCGAGCGCGAGGAGAAGACCGACACCTGGCACCGAATCGAGCGCAGCAGCGGTAAATTCCAACGCAGATTCCGCCTGCCGGCTAACGCCAAGGCGGATCAGGTCAAGGCAGCCATGGAAAACGGCGTGCTTACCGTTACCGTGGCCAAGGAAGGGGTCAAGAAGCCCAGCGTCAAGTCCATCGAGATTTCCGGTTAGTTTCGAGATTCAGACGTGTGTCTGCCTCGCTACTGCATCAGATGCCTATATGCTTGCTTCCTTATGTGCGTTTGTGCTTTTGCTGTTCTTCCTTTTGGGTGATCTATCCAGATCTATCCACGGTAGTCTACGATGATGCTTTAAATAAATAGTGTACAAATCTGTCTAATTTTGTGTTCTTGGAGTATTTCGGTTTAATGATGCGAGCTGAGCTCTTGATAAGCCATCGGAGTTAAAGTTGGAATGTCAGGGAACTGAATTGGTGGTACAGGTACCTGGACGCTTCAGAGCCACTGAAACGTACAacctgctatatatatatatatatatatatatatatatatattacttgtTTACTCCTCGTAGACTCTCGAGACCTCCCTCTAGCTAACAGCAATTCCATAGGATAGTTTAGTTTTATCTTCCTTCTGATAATGGTAACTTCATCAACATTCCAGATATCTGATCGATGACTTCTCCGTCAAAGGTCTCAGAGCATTGACTCATTATTCAAAGGTCTCAGAGTATGAATAAATTGACATTGTCTGGTCTTAGAGCATTGACTCATTACTCAAACGTCTCAGAGTATGAATAAATTGACATTGTCTGTGAAACGTATACATGAACTGAGATGTTAAAGTAAATGATAACGGAAAACTCTTTACAATCATCATGACCTCATAGGATTTCAACAAATCTGTCGGCTCCATGCTACAGGAGCAAAAGAGCGGAATTTCCTAGGCGTTATTTATGAACACTACGCTAAAAGTCCATGGGCTATCAGTTCGACGGGATCCTTATTCTACATACAAATTTTATATGTCAAAGCCTGATTTTCTATTAGATTCTTTCCCAATTGCGAGACTGAATTTGTTATTTTCTCTTCCTGATTTCGCGAGTATAGGAGGCGGGAGATTGAGTTTTTTCTTCCTCGGCGGAATCGaggtttattatatatttttcttgAGTATGTGGACATTTGGaggaattaaatttattatattctcTCCTTTATTTCGTCGGTATTCAGGAGTCGAGAGAtcgaattatttttttaatgggatcgagttttattattattctctttACGATTCAACATACACTTAGAGTCAAAGGATCTAGCTATTCTCTTAGCACAATCAAATTATTCTTTCGCTCAACGGGATAAgtcttattttattttctccctGACTCTACAGACACTTGAGAGTTGCAAGATCGAGTCTTACTCTATTTTCTTTCTAATTTCGTGGATACTTGGGAGTCGAGAGATCGAGCTATTATCTCTCTCAGCATGATTGATATTATTATTCTCCCCGGCTCTGTAGACATTTAAGAGGCGTGGGATCGAATCTTATTCTATTCTCTCCTTGATTCTGCAGATGCTTAGGAGTCGAAGGATCGAGTTATTATCTCTCTCAGCGGGATCGATATTATTATTCTCTCTCCAACTCTGTCGATACTTGGGAGTCGAAAGATCAAGCATGATGCTTATATTATCATTGTCTTGGACCAGTGATCTATATCAGTAGTTGTCTTTTTCAAGGTTCAACCTTTCTCGACTCGGACATAATCGGATAGAGCACTTAAAGTCCCTAGTCTTGAACCAGCAACGTCAGTCGACAATTGTCCTTTTCAGGACTCAACCTCTTTCGACTGAGACATAGTTGGGGTCAAGTACTTATATTCCCTAGTCCCATACCAACGGTGTCCATCAGGAATTGTCCTTTTCACGGTTCAATTTTTCTCGAGTCAGATATAGTTGGGATCGAacatttatattccttggtctcaaACCAGCAACGTTCATCAACAATTATTCTTATCAGAGCTTAATCTCTCCCGAGTGGGTCATAGTTGGGGTTGAACACTTATATCCTTTAGTCTCAGACCAGCAGTGTCCATCAATAATTGTCTTTTTTAGAACTCAGCTTCTCTCGACTAGGACATAGTTAGGGTCGAAAACTTATATCCCCTGGTGTCAAACTAGCGACGTTCATCAACAATTATCCTTTTTAGAATTCAAGCTCTCTTGACTCGGATATAGTTGGAATTTAACActtattgttggtgtaattttacTTCAGGCATTATTTACTTTTGATATTTGGTTaaatgagtttaagttaggcaATGTTAGTGATCTAACATAAATGCTGAGTAAGCAAGTAAAAAGGAAAgcccaagtatgaagacttgacaaggaaagtccaagaagatagtcttggcaaataaaatCTCGAAGCGTGGCTTTTGATAGTGAAATCCCGGAGGCGCGGCCTTTTGGCAAAAGAAGACCTAGCATAACGAAACCGAAGGAAGCACTTGAAGGCAAACACAACGATGAGGAGCCATGGGCACGGAAGCATTCTAAGggtgcaaggctgatggaagatGCTTGAAGGTAGAAGTCTATGCTAAGGGAGCGATTCAAGTATGAAAGGTTAATTGTTGTATTCTCATATTCTGAAGTATCATTAGTCTATTGATGCCCTAtccaaaaatgaagagagagttgCGGccaactaccagtcgactgacacactTATCAGTCAATTGATAAGTGATCGTTACATGGTGACGGTAGAAAATCTCACAAAATCTTAAGTGTCGTTGGACTCCATTAGTCGACTGATGTATACATtagtcgactgatgtcgggaaaaATATAAAAACTATTCTTGGAGCTTGGAGAGTAGTCACTTACTGTTTTAATAAAAAAGGGCTCTCCAAGTGATCTTTAAGCTGACAGATTCTCAATCTCTTCCTCCTAAGCACATCTTTTATCTTATAAGAGAGAGAGATCAtcgtgtaaggtttctccacatTTGTTCTTGATTCGAAAAGGAGGAGATCATAGTGAATATTAATcgtgtgtgtgccttggattagttacctcaaggaggtggaaaTCAAGTAAATCGAGGATTTAGCATTGTCTTTTCATTACTTCATTGTTTCGTTTCCATTTTTCTTGCTTCCGCTAATAATTTGTTGGTAGAAATCGAAaagaagctattcaccctcctctaactTTACgcaaaggtcccaacaagtggtattagagctcgGATCGTCTCAGAAGAACTCACCGCCAaccgaagcatcaagatgacatttcaagagggatatagtaTCACTCGACCACCTTTCTTTGATGGCAacgacttcacatattggaaaagTATGATGGAGTATTACttaatgaatgatattgaaaattgatttagtATTGTAGATGGATTCGAAAAATCAAAGGATGAGCAGAGCACCTCTTCCAACCAAGTattggacaaaagagatggcaaAAAAGGCACAAGTAAATGCAAAGGCCACAATAACCTTACAATGTGGACTCTCTAAGGAGCAATTAAGCAAAGTAGGATCATTCAAttccgccaaagagctttgggaaaagtttATTGAGTTAAATAAAGAATCGAGTGAATCAAGGAGAGCCGAGAGAAATCTTTTGGTGGGTCAATTTCAAACCTTCACTATGAAGACCAATGAGACTGTGAGTCAAATGGACGgtagattcaaggagatagtaAATGAGCTTCATGTAATAGGTAAGAAAATTGACAACCGTGATctagtaaggtatgttcttcaatcttttcctagaaccaccttatgAGCACCAATAGTTGATGcatataaggtttctagagataTCTCCTTAGTTaaacttgatgaattattttacgAATTTAAACTTTATGAACAAGATTAATGTGTCTTCAAAAGAGAAAAGTATAACACTCAttgtagagaagaaggagaaaaagaagaaagaaaaggaggaatCCTCATCATCTGAATTCGAGCAAGAGTCATCGGATAGCGATGAAGAAATATCGGCTAGTGAAGTGACTCATTATGTTAGGAAGATGATGGGAAGAACAAGGCGATTCACAAGGGGAAGGATGTGAAGAATATGTTTCAACCCTTAAAAGGTAAAAATCatcaaagttcaagttttaataCTAACATCATTTGtgatggatgcaacaagaaagaGCACATCAAGCTAAATTGTCTagaattgaagaagaaagaagaaaaggagaagaagaagaagaccatAGTGGCCTAAGCTACATAGGACACACCAAGTATTCACTCATCGGATGAAGGTGAGCTATGTCATGTCACCCGACACATGACATTTATAGCTTTTAAAGATGACAAAGAAGCATCAAGCTAAGAGAAAGTCTCAAGTGAAGAGGAATCATCAAATGAAGAGAAATTAAGTGATGAATCGTCATTAAGTGACGATAAGGTAAAAAAATCTCTTAAAGTAGAACTTTtttataaaactattgctcatTTCAAGAATGTCATAGTTAAATCACAATCTAGGGTTCAAACTTTGAAGGGAGAATTTAAGTCTATTAGAATTGATGCATGTCTATCTAGTGAGTTAAATATGCTCAAGGAACAcaatgaaaaattgaagaatgaAGTGATTTaactaagagcatgtttagacaAATTTACAAATGAATCAAAATATCTAGATGTGATCATTAGAGATCAAAGGGTCGTTTACAACAAAGCTGAAATAGGATATATGCCTAAAGAAAAGGAAGTtgcatacatgtctctaatcaatGGTACTAGAAATGATGCATTTAGAAACAAAGTCAAGAAGAATTTTAAGGGCAAGGTAAAAATAAGTTTGgatgcctaagaaatatttgcaTGACACTTCTGAATCAAATGCATGGGTACCAAAGAATTGTGTTTTATGTTGTTTAGGTAGAAGATAAGAAGGATGCAAGTATatggattgtggatagcggttgctcaagacatatgaccggtgatgtgagTAAGTTCTCCACAATCaattatataaagaaaggaacggtatcatttgggaatagtgggaagctcagaattataggtaaaggtacaattgaggtatcaccTGTAAGTACcctatgatagttttgatgtgattaactaagttaagttaggtcttgttatgttttgatgccctgtgtctgagtgtgcaggaacctAGGAGCAAAAGATGTCTAGtgaaagacgcagttagcgagaaggatgacacgagagagagtcgacgggctcagtactTTCGAGGGACGAGGCGTTGTGGAAGAGTTCGCTGGTGGATGAGAATgaagcgtgtggtggtttcgagtgacgagaagctggagtggaaggttactcaagaaggtcgaaaaatgggttcaggtgagtcttcttccggatggctgaaatcacctaaACGAGCAGAGCCAGAGCAGAAGTTGGACGAAAAGTCAACTTGTTGTTAACTGTAGTACAGGAGCCTAGAGTGATTCCAGGCGCCTGAACTCTGGGTGCCCGAAGCTGGTTCGGGCACCCAGACCACTTTGGGTGCCAAGGGCACCCTCGAGGGTGCCCTCGACTACGAATTAGATTTAGCAAGGTTCGGGCACCCGGAGTGGATCCAGGTGCTTGTACTAGAATGTTTATCAAGACATCGCCTATTGTGATCTGGTGCGACATGGATAAAGTTCTATCTACGTCCAGGACGTGTCCCGATCAGAGCTATAAATACAACTCTGATCCAGTAGCTAAACACAATACTTGTAAATGATTCTTCTTTTGTTTAactttgtaattgagtgctttaatAGTTGTAAAAGACTTCTTCGCATTAAGGATATTTATAGTGAGATTTCAAcgtcttagattagcaatcttttgatttcaaaccaagtaaaatctctgtGCATCTTTCTCTTGTTAATTTGCTTGCTTTttcttttttgtacaagtgttgatgttgataaagctataagtcgagaaaggtgttcatttttttatttcaggctattcaccctcctctagcctaccgcaagggaccaacaaatggtatcagagttcaatcgtttcaagaggactaaccgtcaaCCAAAGCATAAGAGATGGTCGGACCGAGTATCTATCCACAGAAATTTGAGGAGGAATTCACGGACTGGAAAAAAAAGATGGAGgtgttttttaaaatagtttttgaattattaattattataaaatatgattttgcagcactgaaggacaaagaagaatatcagtggaaaaataaggagcaagccgacttcgtgacaAACAACAAGGCAGAGTTCCATTTGTTGAGCGTTTTATCGtcataagaagtcaaccggatcggagtCTACGAATTAGTCAAGGTGCTCTGAGAGAAATTTCTAGAAttacacgaagggacctcggagACAAAACTCGCGAGACGGGATTTGCTTCGGAACTAGATCAGCGACCTTCGATTAGAAAAAGGAGAAACCGTCGCGCACCTCCACTCAtggatcaaggaactcatcaccggactcacgaatctcggagaaaaggtaaccaaccgagattcactaaggtacgcacttaacgcatttcctaggactcctgaatggtcaaccttagtagatacatattatatctctaaggatctagaagtaaATACattagaggaattattttctacaCTTGAAGTGCATG is from Zingiber officinale cultivar Zhangliang chromosome 7B, Zo_v1.1, whole genome shotgun sequence and encodes:
- the LOC122006762 gene encoding 18.1 kDa class I heat shock protein-like encodes the protein MSITPFDFGSRLGGLLDPFSIGPWDPFEDFPFESRLVFPRFGEDFAFTAAAGARVDWKETQEAHVFKADLPGLRKEDVRVEVEDGSVLHISGERSREREEKTDTWHRIERSSGKFQRRFRLPANAKADQVKAAMENGVLTVTVAKEGVKKPSVKSIEISG